The segment AGCGAGTTGGCGAAACTGTGGGTATCAGCATGCACTTCACGCTGGTTGACCAGACAATTTTTATGGGGATGGAGAAATTCAATTGGGTCTTCAATCGTGATGATGTGTTCGTGCCGATCCTGGTTGATTTTATCAATCATGGCCGCCAGGGTCGTGGATTTCCCAGAGCCAGTTGGACCAGTCACCAAAATCAAACCACGGGGTTTTTCACACAGTTTTCTCACTATGGGCGGCAGACCCAGGGTCTCAAAGGTTTTGATTTCGTAGGGAATTGCCCGGAAGACCGCGGCTACTGCTCCGCGTTGATTAAACAGGTTGGCGCGAAAGCGGGACAAGCCCTTAATCCCAAAAGAGAAGTCCAGTTCAAGAGTTTCTTCAAACCGGTGTTTTTGAGCGTCAGTCAAAACTGAATAGGCCAGTTGCTTGGTGTCTGACGGGGTAAGTTCTGGATAATCAAGGGGGCGAAGGTGACCATCAACCCGGACCTGGGGTGGGGAATTCGTGGTGATGTGCAAGTCTGAACCACCAAGTTCGGTCATCTTCTTGAGTAATTCGCTGAGGACAAGATTTGCCATGAATCCTCCACTTCAAACCGAGGTCTATTAAGAATGACGGGTTACAACCGGTACAGTCGCTGAACTGCGAAAAATAAAGACAGGACGCACATGCGAACCCAAAATGGGCTTTTCCAACGAAAACCGACGGGAAATGAAAAAAGCGCCAGTGTGGGTGCTTATAAGACTGTCTCACGAATCACTTCTTCAATGGTTGTGATCCCCTGTTTAACTTTTTCAATCCCACTTTGACGAAGGGAAAGCATACCTTTGTAGCCAGGTTTGTCTTCCATGGCTTTTTTCTTGATTTCAAGGGCCGAGGCACCAACCAGGATCAGTTCTCGCAGTTCATCGGTCATTTCCATAACTTCATAGAGTCCGACGCGCCCTTTATACCCGCTTCCTTTACATTTCGGGCACTCTCGACCATCTGGTAACCGACCGTGTCCCTCCACAATCGTGATGCTGGAGGCATCTTCGGGTGAAAACCCAACTTCAAGCAGGGTTTGCAGCGGAGGTTGAACCTTGGCGGGCGCTTTGCACTCGGTGCAAATTCGGCGAATCAACCGCTGGGCTTGAATCAGGTTCACTGAGGTCGCCACCAGAAAGGGTTCAATTCCCATATTCATCAAGCGACTAACGGTAGACGGGGCGTCGTTGGTGTGGAGCGTTGACAGCACAAGGTGGCCGGTCAGCGCCGCTTTGACAGCAATTTCAGCCGTTTCAAAGTCTCGGATCTCTCCGACCAGAATAATATTTGGATCCTGCCGGAGAAATGACCGCAACGTGGCCGCAAAATTTAAGCCGATTTGTTCCTTCATCTGGACCTGATTGATTCCAGTCAAGTTAAATTCGACCGGATCTTCAGCCGTCATGATGTTGGTATCGGGGGTGTTTAAACTGGAGAGTGCTGAATAAAGGGTGTTGGTTTTACCAGATCCTGTCGGGCCGGTCACCAGCACCATGCCATAGGGCTTGGCGATTTGGCGCTTGAATCGTTCCAGGCTTTGGACCTCAAACCCAAGCTTGGTCATATCAAGCATGAGCTTTTCTTTATCAAGCAACCGCATGACGATCTTTTCGCCCCAGAGGGTGGGGAGAGTCGAAACCCGGAAATCAAGGTCACGGGCCCGACCTTCGCGGCGAAGTTTAATTTTGATACGACCATCCTGGGGAAGGCGCTTTTCCGCAATGTCCAGTTTGGACATGATTTTGATACGGGACGTGAGAGCATCCCGCATTTTTTGGGGAGGCCGCATGATCTCTTTCAAAATCCCGTCAATCCGGAACCGAATGCGGAACTCTTTTTCATAGGGTTCAATATGAATATCGCTGGCGCCATATTCCAATGAATTGACCAGAACCAGGTTGACGAGTTTAACAACCGGAGCTTCGTTGGCCCCTTTCTCTGAATCATCAAGGTTGATTTCGTCCTGTTCTTCTAACACCTCAAGGTTGGTTGATTCGTCATCAATAAACTCACTCATCTGATCAGATAATGATGTACTGCTGGCGGCTGAGGACGCCTGGGAGGAGCCGCCACCGCCCATGAATTGCTCGTTAAACTGGTTCATTTGACTGGCCAGTTCGAGACCACGCTCTGGGGCATAGTATTTATCCAGCGCCTTGAGCATTGCGATTTCCGAGACCACAACCTGCTCGATACTGAGCCCCGTCATAAACTTGATATCGTCAATGGCAAACACGTTTGCCGGATCAACCATCGCCAGGGTGAGCGTTGGTCCAACCCGTGCCAGCGGAAGCACCATATACTTGCGAGCCGTCTCTTCAGGAATGATTTTGACGGCATTGGAATCAACATCAAAAAGATCCAGATTAACAGCCGGAACCCCATATTGACGGCTCAAAATGGATGTAATCTCTTCATCTGAAACCAGTTTCAGGTTGACCAGAATTGAGCCAAGCCGCCCACCATGGGCACGTTGGTAATCCAGAGCTTCTTTCAGTTGTTGCGGAGTGAGTAAATTCTCTTTGAGTAGGATCTCGCCAAGCTTCGCGGACATGCGTGTGTTTCCCCGATAGAGAAAAAGGATAACCTAGCGGCTAAGTGTTGTCGTGGAACTGTTTTTTGGAAAACCAGAAGATTTAGAGGCTTTATAGAAAAAAGAGCAGCAACCAAAAGGACAGGGCCAGAATAGTGCAACGTCATGAAGACTGTCAAGCATCGCGTCTGATTGCCGGATTTTCCCGGTGAAAACCATGATTTATCCGGTTTTTTGGCAGGTCGGTTGGGAACACGGTTTGCCCTTCATTCTCCGAGTTTAATACCAATTTCGATTCTGGGGGAAATTTAATTGTGAAAGGGCAATCTGGTGTGTCTCAGCCGTCTCGCGGGGGATTCGATTGGACCCGAAGGCCATTATGGTATGGCAGTTGGGTGTTTGGAGCAGGCATTGGGTTTGGCTCACTTCAGTTCGTTCAAGCTACGGTTTTTTGGATCGTGGGGATTGTGGTCGCTGCCTGCCTGGCCAGTGGTTTTGGCTATCTGAAATCCTGGTCCGGATTGTGGTGGGGCAGTCTGGTGATTGCGGTCTTTGGTGTTGGAGCACTTGGTGCAATTCAGGAAAAACAGGCAGCCGTTCATCCTGACCAACTGGCTTGGATCCTGGCTCAACATCAGATTGACCCCACCGAAGCCGTCAAACTCACCGGTGTTGTCGAAGACTGGCCAGAACCGGCCATTCAGCGCCTGTATCTCACCATGAAGGTCACTGAGGCGCGGTTCAAGGATCAAATCCAGCCGGTCCAGGGGCGAATCAGTGTTGTGTACCCACTTGAAAAAATTACGTTCAAACAAGCCTGGGAATCCCATCCAATCGTGCCTGGCACCCTGGTTCAACTGGTTGTCAAACTCCAATGGCGGAGTCAATGCCATAATCCAGGCATGCTCGAACTGGATGATTTTCTGAGTGCCTCCAATTTGACGGCGATTGGTCGGGTGCAATCAATTGAATCCATCCTGGCACCAGGGACAAGCCAGGGGTGGCACATCCGGATCAGAATGCTTCGACTGCGGGCAATCAACCGCCTGTTTGAGGACTTTGAACCCCGAGTTGCAGGTCTGCTGGCCGCCTTACTCTTTGGCAGTCGGGCCTTTCTGGAGGCTGGATGGGCCGAGTCTTTTCGACAAAC is part of the Acidobacteriota bacterium genome and harbors:
- the pilB gene encoding type IV-A pilus assembly ATPase PilB, translating into MSAKLGEILLKENLLTPQQLKEALDYQRAHGGRLGSILVNLKLVSDEEITSILSRQYGVPAVNLDLFDVDSNAVKIIPEETARKYMVLPLARVGPTLTLAMVDPANVFAIDDIKFMTGLSIEQVVVSEIAMLKALDKYYAPERGLELASQMNQFNEQFMGGGGSSQASSAASSTSLSDQMSEFIDDESTNLEVLEEQDEINLDDSEKGANEAPVVKLVNLVLVNSLEYGASDIHIEPYEKEFRIRFRIDGILKEIMRPPQKMRDALTSRIKIMSKLDIAEKRLPQDGRIKIKLRREGRARDLDFRVSTLPTLWGEKIVMRLLDKEKLMLDMTKLGFEVQSLERFKRQIAKPYGMVLVTGPTGSGKTNTLYSALSSLNTPDTNIMTAEDPVEFNLTGINQVQMKEQIGLNFAATLRSFLRQDPNIILVGEIRDFETAEIAVKAALTGHLVLSTLHTNDAPSTVSRLMNMGIEPFLVATSVNLIQAQRLIRRICTECKAPAKVQPPLQTLLEVGFSPEDASSITIVEGHGRLPDGRECPKCKGSGYKGRVGLYEVMEMTDELRELILVGASALEIKKKAMEDKPGYKGMLSLRQSGIEKVKQGITTIEEVIRETVL